One region of Rhodocaloribacter litoris genomic DNA includes:
- a CDS encoding SdpI family protein, which translates to MNPGIFLGLTNVLCALLGIGLSLPLLRGRVKPNRLYGVRFRKAFESEALWYDINRYGARRMIFWSTVLLLIGLAAFFVPLEEEASLPVWLFALAPLLYLVPCLETYRYARGL; encoded by the coding sequence ATGAACCCCGGCATCTTCCTCGGCCTGACGAACGTTCTCTGTGCCCTGCTGGGTATCGGTCTGTCCCTCCCCTTGCTCCGGGGCCGGGTAAAACCGAACCGGCTCTACGGAGTCCGCTTCAGGAAAGCCTTCGAATCCGAGGCGCTGTGGTACGACATCAACCGCTACGGAGCCCGGCGCATGATCTTCTGGTCGACGGTTCTGCTCCTGATCGGGCTGGCGGCGTTTTTCGTTCCCCTGGAGGAGGAAGCCAGCCTGCCGGTATGGTTGTTCGCCCTCGCCCCGCTCCTCTACCTGGTCCCGTGCCTCGAAACGTACCGGTACGCACGCGGGCTGTAG
- a CDS encoding SDR family NAD(P)-dependent oxidoreductase — MKLDLTGQHILVTGASRGIGRALARALAGAGAQVALHCHRHRDEAETLAAELGRGARVFPADLADLDACERLFDDVVAAYGRLHTLVNNAGIALETPLDAPTADWAAAWHRTMAINLRAAELLCRRALQHFRTHGGGRIINVASRAAFRGDTPEYMTYAASKGGLVALTRSIARGFGKDNVCAFTLAPGFVRTDMARDFIDTYGERHVLADLALDRLTEPEDLAPFVVLLASGLADHATGCTIDINAGSYVH; from the coding sequence ATGAAGCTTGACCTCACCGGACAGCACATCCTGGTCACCGGTGCCAGCCGGGGCATCGGGCGGGCGCTGGCAAGGGCGCTGGCCGGTGCCGGGGCCCAGGTGGCGCTCCACTGCCACCGTCACCGGGACGAGGCCGAGACCCTGGCCGCCGAACTCGGTCGGGGCGCCCGCGTCTTCCCCGCCGACCTGGCCGACCTCGACGCCTGCGAACGTCTCTTCGACGACGTCGTGGCCGCTTACGGGCGCCTCCACACGCTCGTCAACAATGCCGGCATCGCCCTGGAGACGCCGCTCGACGCCCCGACGGCCGACTGGGCCGCCGCCTGGCACCGCACGATGGCGATCAACCTCCGGGCCGCCGAACTGCTGTGCCGCCGGGCGCTGCAACATTTCCGGACGCACGGCGGCGGGCGGATCATCAACGTCGCCTCCCGCGCCGCCTTCCGGGGAGACACCCCCGAATACATGACCTACGCGGCCTCGAAAGGCGGGCTGGTGGCCCTGACCCGCTCCATCGCCCGCGGGTTCGGCAAAGACAACGTCTGTGCCTTTACCCTGGCCCCCGGCTTCGTCCGCACCGACATGGCCCGCGACTTCATCGACACCTACGGCGAGCGCCATGTCCTGGCCGACCTGGCGCTCGACCGCCTGACGGAGCCGGAGGACCTGGCGCCCTTCGTCGTGCTCCTGGCCAGCGGCCTGGCCGACCACGCCACCGGATGCACCATCGACATCAACGCCGGCAGCTACGTCCACTGA
- a CDS encoding DUF58 domain-containing protein yields the protein MIPRELFKKIRQIEIRTRGLVHDIFGGEYHSAFKGQGIEFSEVRPYQIGDDIRTIDWNVSARSGETYVKIFEEEREQTLMLLVDVSGSEDFGSKEKFKREVAAEICAVAAFSAIQNNDKVGLLLFTDRVERFVPPKKGRRHVLRLIRDLFAHTPQSTGTNLSVALQHALHVLRRRSIVLIVSDFFDDGFEPALRALARRHDTVAIHLQDPREEELPAVGLVELTDPETGETVLLDTWSRSARRVFAEQAYARRQRTAGLLRRLHVDHVPIRTDEGYVEPLIRFFRHRNRKGR from the coding sequence ATGATCCCCAGAGAGCTTTTCAAAAAGATTCGCCAGATCGAGATCCGCACGCGCGGGCTCGTCCACGACATCTTTGGCGGGGAATACCATTCCGCCTTCAAAGGACAGGGAATCGAGTTTTCCGAAGTCCGCCCCTATCAGATCGGGGATGACATCCGCACCATCGACTGGAACGTTTCGGCCCGCAGCGGGGAGACCTATGTCAAAATCTTCGAGGAGGAACGGGAGCAGACGTTGATGCTGCTGGTAGACGTGTCGGGTTCGGAGGATTTCGGCTCGAAGGAGAAGTTCAAGCGGGAGGTGGCGGCCGAGATTTGCGCGGTGGCGGCCTTCAGTGCCATCCAGAACAACGACAAGGTGGGGTTGTTGCTTTTCACGGACCGGGTGGAGCGGTTCGTCCCGCCGAAGAAGGGACGGCGGCACGTGCTCCGGCTCATCCGCGACCTGTTTGCGCACACGCCCCAGTCGACGGGGACGAACCTGTCCGTGGCGTTGCAGCATGCGCTGCATGTGCTGCGGCGGCGTTCCATTGTGCTGATCGTCAGCGACTTTTTCGACGACGGTTTCGAGCCGGCCCTGCGGGCGCTGGCCCGCCGGCACGACACCGTCGCGATTCACCTGCAGGATCCCCGGGAAGAGGAGTTGCCGGCCGTCGGGCTGGTGGAACTGACGGACCCGGAGACGGGTGAGACGGTCCTGCTGGACACGTGGAGCCGCTCGGCCCGCCGCGTCTTCGCCGAGCAGGCCTATGCCCGCCGGCAGCGCACGGCCGGCCTGTTGCGCCGGCTGCACGTCGATCACGTGCCGATCCGCACCGATGAAGGCTACGTCGAGCCGCTGATTCGCTTCTTCCGCCATCGCAACCGCAAGGGTCGATGA
- a CDS encoding SIR2 family NAD-dependent protein deacylase, which produces MTPPFSDILVRRLARARRVAVLTGAGISAESGIATFRDPGGIWEKFSPEELANVRAFLRNPELVQGWYAHRRRLVEQAVPNPGHEALAALERMVPDFTLITQNVDGLHQRAGSRGVVELHGNLTRSYCIDCRRLATAEDLDALAEGVPARCPDCGGLIRPDVVWFGEYLPVAAFEAAEAAARRAEVFLSIGTSAVVYPAAGLPLLAREHGAYVAEVNLTPSAIAGYVDEVVEGAAGAVLPRLVQAVRAASRETTPASGVQNGRKEA; this is translated from the coding sequence TTGACCCCTCCGTTTTCCGACATACTCGTCCGGCGCCTGGCCCGGGCACGCCGTGTGGCGGTGTTGACCGGGGCGGGCATCAGCGCCGAGAGTGGCATCGCCACGTTCCGGGATCCCGGCGGGATCTGGGAAAAGTTCAGCCCGGAGGAACTGGCGAATGTGCGGGCTTTCCTGCGCAACCCGGAGCTGGTGCAGGGATGGTATGCCCATCGCCGGCGCCTCGTCGAGCAGGCCGTGCCGAACCCGGGTCATGAGGCGCTGGCCGCCCTCGAACGCATGGTGCCGGACTTCACCCTGATCACCCAGAACGTGGACGGCCTGCACCAGCGGGCCGGCAGCCGTGGCGTCGTCGAACTCCACGGCAACCTGACCCGCAGCTATTGCATCGACTGCCGGCGCCTCGCCACGGCCGAAGACCTGGATGCGCTGGCCGAGGGGGTGCCGGCCCGGTGCCCGGATTGCGGCGGGCTCATCCGCCCGGATGTCGTCTGGTTCGGTGAGTACTTGCCCGTGGCGGCTTTCGAGGCGGCCGAGGCGGCGGCCCGGCGTGCCGAGGTGTTCCTGAGCATCGGGACGAGCGCGGTGGTCTACCCGGCGGCGGGGCTTCCCCTGCTGGCCCGCGAGCACGGTGCCTACGTGGCCGAGGTCAACCTCACACCGAGCGCCATCGCCGGGTACGTGGACGAGGTGGTCGAAGGGGCGGCGGGCGCCGTGCTGCCCCGGCTCGTGCAGGCCGTCCGGGCCGCAAGCCGGGAAACGACCCCGGCCTCCGGCGTACAAAACGGGCGCAAAGAAGCTTGA
- a CDS encoding vWA domain-containing protein has product MEFAEPGWLWLLVLVPVVGAWTWWRDRHRPGLRFSNVAAARGVPPSHWSRLRALPAVLRMTTLALGILALARPQERNVTRERFAEGVDIMMVLDTSTSMRAQDFTPNRFEAARNVGAEFIRGRVSDRIGLIVFAAKAYTQAPLTLDYDFLLAMLREVEIGVIEDGTAIGTALATAVARLKDSEARSKVIILLTDGQNNRGEISPETAAEVAATMGVRIYAIGVGARGEAPFIVDHPFAGPQRRMVPVEIDEEMLQALAEKTGGKYFRATDNEALRAIYREIGELEKTKIEERVYVDHEERYAAFLWPAFGLLLLELLLVNTRLRRLP; this is encoded by the coding sequence ATGGAATTTGCCGAACCCGGATGGCTGTGGCTGCTCGTCCTCGTACCGGTGGTCGGGGCGTGGACGTGGTGGCGGGACCGTCACCGGCCGGGGCTGCGGTTCAGCAACGTGGCGGCGGCCCGGGGGGTCCCCCCCTCGCACTGGAGCCGCCTGCGGGCGCTGCCGGCCGTGCTCCGCATGACGACGCTCGCGCTCGGCATCCTGGCCCTGGCCCGGCCACAGGAGCGCAATGTCACGCGCGAGCGCTTCGCCGAGGGCGTCGACATCATGATGGTGCTCGACACCTCCACCTCCATGCGGGCCCAGGACTTCACCCCGAACCGCTTCGAAGCCGCCCGCAACGTCGGCGCCGAGTTCATCCGGGGACGCGTCTCCGACCGCATCGGCCTCATCGTCTTCGCTGCCAAGGCCTACACCCAGGCTCCGCTGACGCTCGACTATGACTTTCTCCTCGCGATGCTGCGCGAGGTGGAGATCGGGGTCATCGAGGACGGTACGGCCATCGGGACGGCGCTGGCCACGGCCGTCGCCCGGCTGAAGGACTCCGAGGCCCGGAGCAAGGTCATCATCCTGCTGACCGACGGGCAGAACAACCGGGGCGAAATCAGCCCCGAGACCGCCGCCGAGGTGGCGGCCACGATGGGGGTGCGCATCTACGCCATCGGGGTCGGCGCCCGCGGCGAGGCCCCCTTCATCGTCGATCACCCGTTCGCCGGCCCGCAGCGCCGCATGGTCCCCGTCGAGATCGACGAGGAAATGCTCCAGGCCCTCGCCGAAAAGACCGGCGGGAAATATTTCCGGGCCACGGACAACGAGGCCCTCCGTGCGATCTACCGCGAGATCGGTGAACTGGAGAAGACCAAGATCGAGGAACGGGTCTATGTGGACCACGAGGAGCGGTATGCGGCGTTTTTGTGGCCTGCCTTCGGGCTGCTGCTGCTCGAACTGCTCCTGGTCAACACCCGCCTCCGACGCCTGCCGTGA
- a CDS encoding vWA domain-containing protein, with protein MDWLHPSYLWALLAVPVAVGLFLWAAWRRREGFRRLGDPALVARLAVVVSPRRRRWKAALLVLGVLLLGVALSGPRFGTQLREVKREGVDLVIALDVSLSMRAEDVAPNRLARAKNEIKKLLDTLRGDRVGLVLFAGDAFIQCPLTTDYNALRLFLDVADPTLIPTPGSDFGAALRTALKAFENTPAAPDAPRTRALLVVSDGESHTPLHDDLLDELRRAGIVVFAAGVGETEGTVIPLYRAGRRVEYKKDREGRVVTTRLEEETLKTLAEEGAYFRIARTSSSLGKLAAALEDLDRTEFGREQFEAYEERYQWPLALALLLLVAEYLIGDRRRRPGPGSYTGTLFAADAGGNVN; from the coding sequence ATGGACTGGCTGCATCCGTCATACCTCTGGGCGCTGCTGGCGGTGCCGGTGGCCGTGGGACTGTTCCTGTGGGCGGCATGGCGCCGGCGTGAGGGATTCCGGCGGCTGGGTGATCCGGCGCTGGTGGCGCGCCTGGCGGTGGTCGTCAGCCCGCGCCGGCGGCGATGGAAGGCGGCCCTCCTCGTCCTCGGCGTGCTCTTGCTGGGGGTGGCACTGTCCGGGCCCCGTTTCGGGACGCAGCTGCGCGAGGTCAAGCGCGAAGGCGTGGATCTGGTCATCGCGCTCGACGTCTCCCTCTCGATGCGGGCCGAAGACGTGGCGCCGAACCGGCTCGCCCGGGCCAAGAACGAGATCAAGAAGCTGCTCGACACACTACGGGGCGACCGGGTGGGGCTGGTCCTCTTCGCCGGAGACGCCTTCATCCAGTGCCCGCTGACGACCGACTATAACGCCCTGCGCCTTTTCCTCGACGTGGCCGACCCCACGCTCATTCCCACTCCCGGCTCCGACTTCGGCGCGGCGTTGCGCACCGCCCTGAAAGCCTTCGAGAACACCCCGGCCGCGCCCGACGCCCCGCGTACCCGTGCCCTGCTCGTCGTCTCCGACGGGGAGAGCCATACCCCTCTCCACGACGACCTCCTCGACGAGCTGCGGCGGGCCGGCATCGTCGTCTTCGCCGCCGGGGTGGGCGAGACGGAAGGCACCGTCATCCCGCTTTACCGTGCCGGGCGGCGCGTCGAATACAAGAAGGACCGCGAAGGGCGCGTCGTCACGACACGGCTCGAAGAGGAAACCCTGAAGACGCTGGCCGAGGAGGGCGCCTATTTCCGCATCGCCCGCACCTCCAGCTCGCTCGGCAAGCTGGCGGCGGCGCTCGAAGACCTGGACAGGACGGAGTTCGGGCGGGAGCAGTTTGAGGCGTATGAGGAACGGTACCAGTGGCCGCTGGCGCTGGCGCTGTTGCTGCTCGTGGCCGAATACCTGATCGGCGACCGGCGTCGCCGCCCGGGGCCCGGATCGTATACGGGAACGCTTTTCGCCGCCGACGCCGGCGGCAACGTCAACTGA
- a CDS encoding BatD family protein — MRRLCGALSCGSVLVLWIVLGVAAQAQPVVSASVSETTIGTEERLVYTVEVKGGQLGRVEPPEPPETRGLVLVQQFPSTSRSISLVGGQMEQRISFQWTYQPVREGTAQILPARVKIGDAVYQTEAITVTVVPQAQRPARPRRDPFARLLDPFAAPPDEPPAEEPAPEDLFIRVIPSRQQAYQNEQVTVEYQLFFREGVQLRQSRLADSWDAEGFWREEFEVDTRPIPRSVVENGLRYHMIVLKRAAVFPTRTGELRIDPLRIETEAILPSASRDPFERFFSRTRGFRTVEVASAPLVITARPLPDGAPPAFRGAVGQFEMRTTVDRAEVDLGGSVQLRVTLSGTGNLATLAPPVFNPPGVFEVYDPQVDLTIDRSGRHIRGTKTFTYVLVPRSNGTFELPPVTFAFFDPEQGQYRTLRSAPHPLHVRGTMPRAAPATATSAGLPVDDIAGPLVRADGWVKTGRTPLHRQHWPYLLLVLPALALAGLAAYRRYVTRLATDVAYARRRRAHPVARRHLKQAAALLEACTRGNEAEARAFYAELDRAVRGFVGNRLNVAEAGLTRAQLDERLAAAGVAPACREDLHRLLDACDHARFAPVPSDRAAMEEALDRAGRLIVLLDEQLDRPPAPATRPGPRVLLMMAALVLFGAARAPAQVTEAVRHFDAGNRLYAEGDYRGALEAYERALATGFASGALYLNLGNAYYRLDELGQAIRYYEKARRLLPESREVSHNLRITRSRAVDQFSQVPVPFWRGWWQKAVAALGARGFFLVGLSGYLTALGLAGLRIWRARPHAWHRRMLTLAALVGGVGLVAAFGASVAEEGGRRAVVVVEQVELRTRPGETGEAALTVHEGLVVDVTGEDGGWIAVRLPNGVTGWLRAGTLGEI; from the coding sequence ATGAGAAGACTGTGCGGCGCCCTTTCGTGCGGGTCCGTGCTGGTCCTGTGGATCGTGCTCGGGGTGGCAGCGCAGGCCCAGCCGGTCGTCTCCGCCTCCGTCAGTGAGACGACCATCGGGACGGAGGAGCGGCTGGTCTACACCGTCGAAGTGAAGGGCGGGCAGCTGGGGCGGGTCGAGCCGCCGGAGCCGCCCGAGACCCGCGGGCTCGTGCTCGTGCAGCAGTTCCCGAGCACCTCGCGCAGCATCTCCCTGGTGGGCGGGCAGATGGAACAGCGCATCAGCTTTCAGTGGACGTATCAGCCGGTGCGCGAGGGCACGGCACAGATCCTGCCGGCCCGCGTCAAGATCGGCGATGCCGTCTACCAGACCGAGGCCATCACGGTGACGGTCGTGCCCCAGGCGCAGCGTCCGGCCCGCCCACGCCGCGACCCGTTCGCACGCCTGCTCGACCCCTTTGCCGCACCCCCGGACGAGCCGCCGGCCGAAGAACCGGCGCCGGAGGACCTGTTCATCCGCGTCATCCCCAGCCGGCAGCAGGCCTATCAGAACGAGCAGGTCACCGTCGAATACCAGCTCTTCTTCCGCGAAGGCGTCCAGCTTCGCCAGAGCCGGCTCGCCGACTCGTGGGACGCCGAAGGGTTCTGGCGGGAGGAGTTCGAGGTGGACACCCGGCCCATCCCGCGCTCGGTCGTCGAAAACGGGTTGCGTTACCACATGATCGTGCTCAAGCGGGCCGCCGTCTTTCCCACGCGCACGGGGGAGCTGCGGATCGACCCGCTGCGCATCGAGACGGAGGCGATCCTGCCCTCGGCTTCGCGTGATCCCTTCGAACGCTTTTTCAGCCGAACCCGCGGTTTCCGAACCGTGGAGGTGGCCTCGGCCCCGCTGGTCATCACGGCACGGCCGCTGCCGGACGGGGCCCCGCCCGCTTTCCGGGGGGCGGTCGGGCAGTTCGAGATGCGCACCACGGTGGACCGGGCCGAGGTGGATCTCGGCGGCTCCGTGCAGCTCCGCGTCACCCTTTCCGGTACCGGCAACCTGGCGACGCTGGCGCCGCCGGTCTTCAATCCGCCGGGCGTCTTTGAGGTGTACGATCCACAGGTCGATCTCACCATCGACCGGAGCGGTCGTCACATTCGCGGAACGAAGACCTTCACCTATGTGCTGGTGCCGCGGTCGAACGGCACCTTCGAACTGCCGCCGGTGACCTTTGCCTTCTTCGATCCCGAGCAGGGGCAGTATCGGACGCTGCGTTCGGCCCCGCATCCCCTCCACGTGCGGGGGACAATGCCCCGTGCCGCCCCGGCGACGGCCACCTCCGCCGGGCTGCCCGTGGACGACATCGCCGGCCCGCTGGTCCGGGCGGACGGGTGGGTGAAGACGGGCCGCACGCCCCTGCACCGCCAGCACTGGCCCTACCTGCTGCTCGTGTTGCCGGCGCTGGCGCTCGCCGGCCTGGCGGCCTACCGGCGGTACGTGACCCGCCTGGCAACCGACGTGGCCTATGCCCGCCGACGCCGGGCCCATCCCGTGGCCCGACGCCATCTGAAACAGGCCGCCGCCCTGCTCGAGGCGTGTACCCGCGGCAACGAGGCCGAAGCCCGCGCCTTCTATGCCGAGCTGGATCGGGCCGTGCGCGGCTTCGTCGGCAACCGCTTGAACGTCGCCGAGGCGGGCCTGACACGCGCCCAGCTCGACGAACGCCTCGCCGCTGCCGGGGTGGCACCCGCCTGCCGGGAGGACCTGCATCGCCTGCTCGATGCGTGCGACCACGCCCGCTTCGCCCCCGTTCCCTCCGATCGTGCGGCGATGGAGGAAGCCCTCGACCGGGCCGGACGGCTCATTGTCCTGCTCGACGAGCAACTCGACCGGCCGCCCGCCCCGGCCACACGACCGGGACCGCGGGTGCTTCTCATGATGGCCGCGCTCGTGCTGTTCGGTGCTGCCCGCGCCCCGGCTCAGGTGACCGAGGCGGTACGGCACTTCGACGCGGGCAACCGCCTGTACGCCGAAGGCGACTACCGCGGTGCCCTCGAAGCCTACGAGCGTGCCCTGGCCACCGGCTTCGCCAGCGGCGCGCTTTACCTGAACCTGGGCAATGCGTATTATCGGCTCGACGAACTCGGCCAGGCTATCCGGTATTACGAGAAGGCCCGGCGGCTGCTGCCCGAAAGCCGGGAGGTGAGCCACAACCTGCGCATCACCCGCAGCCGTGCCGTCGATCAGTTCTCGCAGGTGCCGGTACCGTTCTGGCGGGGGTGGTGGCAGAAGGCCGTCGCCGCCCTCGGGGCCCGCGGCTTCTTTCTGGTCGGGCTGTCCGGCTACCTGACGGCTCTCGGCCTGGCCGGCCTGCGGATCTGGCGAGCGCGGCCGCACGCCTGGCACCGGCGGATGCTCACGCTGGCGGCCCTCGTGGGGGGCGTCGGGCTGGTTGCCGCCTTCGGCGCGTCCGTTGCCGAGGAGGGCGGGCGAAGGGCGGTCGTCGTCGTCGAGCAGGTCGAGTTGCGGACCCGGCCCGGCGAAACGGGGGAGGCCGCACTCACCGTACACGAGGGGCTCGTCGTCGACGTCACCGGCGAGGACGGCGGCTGGATCGCCGTGCGGCTGCCCAACGGCGTCACCGGCTGGCTGCGTGCCGGCACCCTCGGGGAGATCTGA
- a CDS encoding thymidine kinase translates to MVEPHVFHRDKKPGWIEVICGSMFSGKTEELIRRLRRARIARQRVEIFKPALDNRFAADAVVSHDENAIPSTPVDAAAQILLFAGRADVVGIDEAQFFDLTLVEVCERLARDGRRVIVAGLDQDYLGRPFEPIPQLMAVAEYVTKLHAVCVVCGAPANHSQRLVREGGRVLLGAKETYEPRCRRCFDPPDDEPAPAPRDLEAVPATPPDLRGE, encoded by the coding sequence ATGGTGGAACCACACGTCTTTCACCGGGACAAAAAGCCGGGCTGGATCGAGGTGATCTGCGGGTCGATGTTCAGCGGAAAAACCGAGGAACTGATTCGGCGCCTGCGGCGGGCCCGGATCGCCCGGCAGCGCGTCGAGATCTTCAAACCGGCGCTCGACAACCGCTTTGCCGCCGATGCGGTCGTTTCCCACGACGAAAACGCCATCCCCTCGACCCCCGTCGACGCCGCGGCTCAGATCCTCCTGTTTGCCGGGCGGGCAGACGTGGTCGGCATCGACGAGGCGCAGTTCTTCGACCTGACGCTGGTGGAGGTGTGCGAACGGCTTGCCCGCGACGGCCGGCGGGTGATCGTGGCCGGGCTGGATCAGGACTACCTCGGCCGGCCCTTCGAACCGATTCCCCAGCTCATGGCCGTGGCCGAGTACGTGACGAAATTGCATGCGGTATGCGTCGTCTGTGGTGCACCGGCCAATCATTCACAGCGACTCGTCCGTGAGGGGGGGCGGGTGCTGCTCGGCGCCAAGGAAACCTATGAACCCCGCTGCCGCCGCTGCTTCGATCCTCCGGATGACGAGCCCGCCCCTGCTCCCCGAGATCTGGAGGCAGTGCCGGCCACGCCTCCGGACCTGCGCGGTGAGTAG
- the frdD gene encoding fumarate reductase subunit FrdD, translating to MKKTRDPFWWTFFSAGGTLSALCLPVLLLLFGLAIPLGWVEAPGYEALRARIASLPARLFLFVLITFSLLHWAHRFRFTLYDGLQLKHLETLILAFCYGGALAGSLLAGILLWQL from the coding sequence ATGAAGAAAACGCGCGATCCGTTCTGGTGGACGTTCTTTAGCGCCGGCGGCACCCTGTCGGCGCTGTGCCTGCCGGTTCTGCTCCTTCTGTTCGGCCTGGCTATCCCGCTGGGCTGGGTCGAAGCACCCGGCTACGAGGCGCTGCGGGCACGGATCGCCTCCCTCCCGGCCCGGCTGTTTCTCTTCGTCCTGATCACCTTTTCCCTGCTTCACTGGGCGCACCGTTTCCGCTTCACCCTCTACGACGGCCTCCAGCTCAAACACCTGGAGACGCTCATTCTGGCCTTCTGCTACGGTGGTGCCCTCGCCGGCTCTCTCCTGGCCGGCATCCTGCTCTGGCAGCTCTGA
- a CDS encoding fumarate reductase subunit C (part of four member fumarate reductase enzyme complex FrdABCD which catalyzes the reduction of fumarate to succinate during anaerobic respiration; FrdCD are the membrane components which interact with quinone and are involved in electron transfer; FrdAB are the catalytic subcomplex consisting of a flavoprotein subunit and an iron-sulfur subunit, respectively; the catalytic subunits are similar to succinate dehydrogenase SdhAB), whose amino-acid sequence MSHRPRYRRYQPRLYQRRMPIFWWVHRAAHIRFITRELTSVFVAFGALELLFLVRALGQGPAAYAAFLAWLQTPVALILNAVTVLMLLFHSLTWFNLAPRALVLHAGGRRIPDAAVRGLNYAAWVVVSAGLAGLLLAT is encoded by the coding sequence ATGTCGCACCGGCCGCGATACCGCCGATACCAGCCCCGGCTCTACCAGCGCCGCATGCCGATCTTCTGGTGGGTGCACCGGGCCGCCCACATCCGTTTCATCACGCGGGAACTGACCAGCGTGTTCGTGGCCTTCGGCGCGCTCGAGCTGCTGTTCCTGGTGCGAGCGCTGGGACAGGGGCCGGCGGCCTACGCGGCCTTCCTGGCCTGGCTGCAAACACCGGTCGCCCTCATCCTGAATGCGGTGACGGTGCTGATGCTGCTCTTCCACAGCCTCACCTGGTTCAACCTGGCCCCCCGCGCCCTGGTCCTTCACGCCGGAGGACGGCGCATTCCGGATGCCGCCGTGCGCGGATTGAATTACGCGGCCTGGGTCGTCGTCTCGGCGGGACTGGCCGGCCTCCTTCTGGCAACTTAA
- a CDS encoding succinate dehydrogenase/fumarate reductase iron-sulfur subunit, which translates to MTEETITLEIFRYRPEREEAPAFQAYEVPCRKDWVILDALNYIKDELDGSLSFRWSCRMGVCGSCGMMVNGTPVLTCGAFLSSYRPGPIRVEPLANFPVVRDLVILMTDFMEKLNRVHPWLIRHEEQPVSAGEYLQTPAQLAEYKPYSMCINCLLCYAACPVYGLEPTFIGPAAIALAQRYNLDSRDEGFRQRTDVLSQDDGIWECTFVGECSTVCPKGVDPAGAIQRYKLTAAVAWWKHFLLPWQRGT; encoded by the coding sequence ATGACCGAAGAAACCATCACCCTGGAAATCTTTCGCTACCGCCCCGAGCGCGAGGAAGCGCCGGCCTTTCAGGCGTACGAAGTCCCCTGCCGGAAGGACTGGGTCATCCTGGACGCGCTCAACTACATCAAGGACGAGCTGGACGGATCGCTCTCCTTCCGATGGTCGTGCCGGATGGGGGTCTGCGGGAGCTGTGGGATGATGGTCAACGGCACGCCGGTACTCACGTGCGGCGCCTTCCTGTCCTCCTATCGTCCCGGCCCCATCCGCGTCGAGCCCCTGGCAAACTTCCCGGTCGTGCGCGACCTCGTCATCCTGATGACGGATTTCATGGAGAAGTTGAACCGCGTCCATCCCTGGCTCATCCGGCACGAGGAGCAACCCGTGAGCGCAGGGGAATACCTGCAGACCCCCGCCCAGCTGGCCGAATACAAACCATACAGCATGTGCATCAACTGCCTGCTCTGCTACGCCGCCTGCCCGGTCTACGGGCTGGAACCGACGTTCATCGGACCGGCTGCCATCGCCCTGGCCCAGCGCTACAACCTGGACAGCCGGGACGAGGGCTTCCGGCAACGGACCGACGTGCTCTCGCAGGACGACGGCATCTGGGAATGCACGTTCGTGGGGGAATGCTCTACGGTATGCCCGAAAGGCGTCGACCCGGCCGGTGCCATACAGCGGTACAAGCTTACCGCCGCCGTGGCCTGGTGGAAGCACTTCCTGCTCCCCTGGCAGCGCGGCACATAG